tttttgctaaaaaaaaaaaaaaatggaagtttTCTCTCTGTTTAGTTTTTGTTCCGAAGCTTTCTCATAGAGCGTCGAAATCTCTTGGATTTGGATCCATTCGAAGATGATCGCCCTACAAAATAGCAAATTGTTATTCACGAAAAACAGGCGGTTTATTCGCGTGCCCCCGAGCAATAGAGAGACCGGTATATTAACTAGTTAGTATATATACAAACATtttaatattagtttttttgttctcaatatattgatttttttttaagtatacaGATATTCCTTTTTAATGGTATTACTATATTAACTattaacttgattttttttttgtcaaacaaaaaaaaaaattactttaaagttaataattaatataaacagttggattattttctatttaatctgAATCGGTGGTGAAGGTAAAATGGGATCAGCAGGCCACCTCCTGCTCCACATATTATATGGTGTTTTAAATAACCATGAGCTCACTCTTATGGATCTGATCCAATAATTTAAGTTCACTCTTGAAATTGATTAACATAACTAACGCTCTGCATATTATCCGCATATTAACGGataataatttgaagaaaaaaaaatcagaatctTTAAAGTTGATAGTTGAATGGGAAGTCGCGCGGTGCGGGGAAAAACAAACTAAAGTTTCGTTAAAGAAGCTTTGGGGTTTGAAGGGTTTTCAAGTTTTTGCTGACGATCGACAACCTTAAAGGAGATGAGTTTTCAAGAGTCTTTCCATCTTCTTTGAACCGACTATCAGTGATCTTTCCCATATTTTATCTTGAGCTATTTCTCACATTTTGTTGGGGAATGGAGATCACCGTCCGACTTCCgctccttcaacaattttctcaaatttttctaaatcaatttttattacacTTTCTTGCACTATTTTCTCTTATATCCACCAACCGTGGGGATGAAGAGGACGACGCCACGGCAGTGCCGGAGTGCTGCCTGGTGTGCCTGAGCATGATGGAGAATGAAGAGATCATGGTAAGGTTGCTTCCAAACTGTAACCATGTTTTTCATGCAGAGTGGATCGATTTGTGGTTGGGTTTGCACTCCAAGTGTCCTGTTTGTCGAACCGAGGCTATGCCCCGCCGGCGCCGGTTCGTGGTGGTGCAGTCCAAATTATCTCTGGATTGTAATTCATGTTAATTTACGTGTTTATCTTATTATCAGACCCTTGCATTGTTGAGATGCTAATTAATCTTTCTGATTAATCgaagatattatatatatatctaaagTGTAATTAAGCTGATCATTAATGTACTTTTTTACTATTGTGTAAGCTTAATTagtctttttctaaattttctgttttgttttatatcatacaaatatttgtttttttaaaaaggccCTTTTGACAACGATGCTTAACAGAGAGAGATACATAAAAACACGTTAAACAAACAGACATGTTTAACACACAGTTGGAAAGCTTAAACCCCAAAGTCTGGCTTGGAAGGTGGGGTTTTGACAACAATGGTGTGGGACTGTGGTCTGTGACTCTGTGTGGGGTGGGGTAACTTGTCCCGAAAGTTGGAGAATTTGATGTGTCATTATTCGTGTCGTACAAGGATAATGGTCCTAGAATTCTGTAttcctattaattaattaacaacaGCTAGATGGTCCCAGCAGCCTCTCCTGTGAAGAAGAGATTAACACAGTTTGTTTCCATGAATCTAATTCCACACTTCTGTAGTGATATGGCACGTTTTATTTtgtagagtaatgttatatatatatattttcttatacGTGATTAattagaattaaaaaattaaaaaaaatgttacggttagtggttattggttTTAATCGTAACTGTAACCGCCTCGCCTTAGACGGTTAGTCTGATTTCCTAGCTCCTCCGCACCATCTTAGGCGATTAGCGGTTTACCACTTTTAAAGTTGGGCCTAAATTGGGCATGTATTTTTGGACTCACTTTAGATGTTTTGGGCCTAAAAAGATGCACTCATTGTATTAGCACTTATCTGGCCCAATTAGTTaatattttgtcttttgttttttgtttttctaacgGTAACCACTTTAGTCGGTTAATCTAATTTGTTAACTGACTTCGTACCAACTTAAGCGGTTAACAGTTTACCTAACTATAATCGCACCGCTATAACCATTTTTAAAGTATGGCCTTTTTGGCATATTTTGGATATTGGGCCTaaaatttgacatgttttttggcccattatttttgccttttttttagtGCTAGTGTTAGCACTTATCTGGCCCAAttagttaaatttaattttttttttttttaaaaaaaaaaaagaagtctcCATAATCAGAGACGTACGTGGAAGGTGACATTTTAAGCCCGAAGAGTGTCATATCCATACACCTACTACAAAAATTAGGTAAAATAGTGACATGTAGAAGGTGACATTTTAAGTCCAAATAGTTTCATATCCATGCACCCACATTCAGCATATAAATAGTTTAAAAGCATATTgcaaacaataaaaattcaCAACCCACTAATCTTCACAACATCAAAAAATCCATAACCCATGACAATCCTATCCATACACGTCCACATTCAGCATATAAACGAAAATTCAATCAAACtcaacacaaacacaaacaataaaaagtcaaccaacacaacaataaaaatagtttaaaaacatattacaaacaCATTCAGCATGCCATACATGCTTTAGAATAAATTCAACACCACACTCATTTGGTCTTCTAATAGCACCGAAACAAATACAAACAATGAGCAACAAATCCATTAACGATCGCAAATGAACCATAGATGAGTTGGGCATTTCTAACGGATGTACAAGGCGGTAAAATATGACAAAGGGGCACAATAAAGAGCCTCAAGAGACAATAGCAACAATTGAAGTACTGGTAAAGGAGGAGGTACCGCCAAGAATATAACACAGCATCCGTAGACCAAGAGTCTCCTCAACTAGATCAAATCATACAAGACTCgatcttttttttattaggaaactGGGTTTTAGAGTATTTTCAACGGCTTCCTTGTACAAAAACTTTAGATTGGTAAAAGCTTGCAGCATGAATGATGCATAGGATGTGGTGCATGATGCATGTGCTTTTTACACATGCATGCACCTTTTGGGCCATGTCAGAAGGGAATCCACATCCACGCAGCAAACGGACGAAGTTCATTCAAGGCCCACCACGATATTAGCCCTTTTTCAGCCTTCATTTGATACGTCTTTTCAaacagtaaaataaataaacacttTTTGATTAATTTCGAAAACatcaaacttttttcttttgggttaaaaattcaaaataataataataataataataaagtatgaAATTAAGGAATATAGATTAATTTTGTAAGAAATCATTTAtgtatttaattgaattttggagggtttttaagacaataaatttgagaaaattcttATTCCTAGGTCTTGAACTCAAGAAAAAATATGCTCAGAGGGAGACAAGAGTACAATAATGTGAGGGAAAAAGAACGAAAGATGAGAGCCATTCATTATTGCTAGCAACCAAATGCTACAGAATTCTTGTACTACCACTTGCATTTGTACTACACATTTAATTAGTAGCAATTTTaaatactcaatttttattttatgtgccTAATGTAACACTACTCATcattcattaatatatatatatttttttaataaagacccatcaaaaattaataaccactaacccattagtctaataaaataaaggagaaaGTCCACGtattccctcaaactaccatttaaCTGATAATGtctcttttaaattttcaattataataatgtcctcttcaaactatcaaagcattgtcaatgttctccccaataataaaactacccttagtaaaataaaaacaaaaataaaaataaaaaccctaaaactaaaaataaaaataaataaaattcaaggggtggccaatttttttttttttttaaatcctttttttattggaaaacaattaaaaaatcgatttcttttataaaaattgaaaattttcgttttaaaaaaaaattaataaaataaaaaaaatcttttttaaaaaaaaagaaattaaaattttcattttttaaattttttttttttttttttttttgaatttatagtagtatttttgtcttattgggAAATCTATagtcatttttatctttttgctagccttgggaggacattgacaatgtttatGTAATTTGGGGAGGgaaaacattgtcacaattgaaagtttgagagagatattgtcaatttgatagtagtttgaggggggtatgtagactttaccttaaaataaaattaagtgtaTAACATTACcaagtaatgatataagaagaGCCCTATTGAATTTCGatctatttgtaattttaaaagttacaacACATTCGAGATAACTTTAAAAGAACTATATTCCTCCTTATATCACTACTCTTACTGGCCCATTGGGTTTCCTTTGAGGTAGTACAATTTGCATTTTGtactaaaaacaaacaaaagattggTGAGTTTTTAGAGTTCATAGAGGATCCTCCTCCAATTAATATACAAGTGAAATCTGCCTTTTTACTCAAATCAAACATAAAGTATGGACTCCACtagtttagttttttgttgtggTTGTGATTGTGATTATTAGTGTAGTTGTTTAATTGATGGAATGTTTGACCACTTGTAATTGTTTTATTAGGCacttaaccattttttttattcggtTCTTTTGCCTTTATTCACTAAGATAcgcatttgaaaaagaaatggtaGGCTTCGAAAATGTACAAAACCTACATAATTAGGGGTCATGTCTCATCTCATGTCTCACATATCTATAATATATGGTTGATATTATAGATATTTTTATACACTTGGTATATCTTAACAGTCTAGATGAGACAGCTTGTGATAGATTTGATGGCTCTCTTTTAAAAtgaacattttcattttttttaagttatattCTTCAATTATAACTTACTaaacttatattttttaattatttctttgatacaattttttttcaccttACTTAGTACTTACTattgaaacccaaaaaaaaaaaaaaacgttgtTCTTTGACCTAGTCTTAGATCATCCAACTTTcacccttctttttcttcaacatGAAAGGGAAGCGAAAATGTTTCAGATCTTCAGCAATTttgttattcaaattaattattcGCAATTCAAGCGTAAGAAAGTTTATTCACCTGTCCCAACAAATAGGTAAATTACTCAAACAGGTGAACTTCATAacaattctcttattttttttgttagttaacaactcaaacaataaaattactTAATATCTTTATCGGAGGGGAAAGAATGATTGTTACTTAATATCTTTATCGGAGGGGAAAGAATGATTGTTCGCTAGTGGCCGTAGAGCCCGCTAACACAGTGATAGAGACGTGAGAGGAAGTAGGGTTTGAGTGATTGAGTGtatggtagatttttttttgtttttgttgacgTAGGGTAATCTAAACAATCACCGACCCTATCGCAACAAAATTAGGGTTGAACAAGTTGGGAGTAATCCCCTTCCCCACTTGAGTTTTGGTAAAAAGTCGTGCTCGTGACACTGACACAGGTTTGCTATGAAGGTAGCACGGATTGTGAGTGCCTCCATTTTCATCGCTTTCCATCCAAAGTTAATAATGGATGGCTCCTCGacgccaaaataataataataatagatggCTCTATTTTATCTCCTCCCGAAGTTTCAACCTCACGATGCTTTCAAACCGatagctatgtttggcaagggAAGAGCCTCGTACTGTAGCTGGAATGACACAATGCCAACTGATATGTGACtgactttttcattttaattttttttttttaaagcaaaatatttaaaaaaaaaaaaaaaaaagtcaaccaTGTGTCAGTTgacactgttccagctacagtgcgggACTCTTCCCTTGTCAAACATAGCTAATAATTCCACAACTCCATTtctgtatgtatatatataaatatatataccttttctttaaaaaaaatgatccaATTTTAAATGTCTCgttgaattttaaaaagtgattaaattgaattttttttcctgagtttattaaaatttttctttttggtttgtaTGTCCTCAAGTCTgtttgccatatatatatatatattaaaaattattaaaaatctaACTTCTTGAATAAAAGAAGATAAGCATACGTATCAACTTGCTAGAGAGCTACACTTAATCATTTATtcattaagagcatgtttgtcAATTTGTTAGATGTGACCCTCCATTAATAATTATTGGACACTATTATCAGACACATTGAAGAATTGTCACGGATGATACAAACATCGAAGGAAATTACATTTGAGAATGCGCTTGTAATGGAAATGGAAAAGCACGAAAATTGCTGTCTAGTTGAGAAAGTTATGATGGAATGAGCCGTGTCTAAGGATGTGATTCGCAGGAATATGCTAAAGATCTGAAAACTGATTAAAACGATGACATTCAAAGAGTTAAACATAACATATATCAGATTTCGAtcaaagaaatttcaaattgtagctatgatattgttttgttagagctctgttttattttatttttaaatgaataaaaaagaagaaacattgttataaaaaaaatataatagggGTTCAACTGAGCCATATAAGAACCAACTTTTACTTACGTAGCACAAAGCTACATAAGAGTTATGTTAggttcaaaattaaaatttataaaataaaaaaaataataaaaaaaaaagagacaaaaatcaaaacatgtcTACAAAAGTTGGGTCTTAGATGGGGCTATCATatctcaaaaatatattttataaaaaattaatgatctTGTTTCAACGAAGTTATTATTGAGATAAGTCATTTCATATTGTATGTAATAAcgtaataaaaattgtatttcagACTATATGCTTACATCAAAATAATAGATGTTTTCTTGGttttaagtgaatattattttttaaaaatcaggtgagagaaataagggtaggttttttttttatatttttttattttaaaaaataataacaatctAGTTCTAATAGAACACAATGAAAATACCTggcattcattttttttttttttaattaagactTCATATAcgtaatttattatatttgaaacTGTACTACCTAAAATAGTTTCTAATATATTCTATTTGAAACTCTACTGcctaaaatagtttttttttttttttaagtaacctAAAATAGTTTCTAATACAACtatcttttgttcttttatatatatatatatgagagacaaaaaatttcttaaaatcagtctaagtaaatatttttttgtctatttaaaatagtataaaatgtctataattaattaaaaaattgaatgaaaaagataatttgttaaaatttcaattatatatttttttaaaaaatatcacttTGAGTTATTATATTTGAATCCTCGATAAAGGTGCAAACCGCAAATAAAGGAGCATTTGAGTGACACGTAATACTAGTTTGAATGCCAAATGGTCGGTACGGAGCCAGCGGTCAATAAAGGTAAGGTGAGATAACCCTTACAAAGGCGTCCGCTAATCACAACTGTCGATCTGATCGACCTTCTGATTCTAATGATAATAAGGGGCAGTGGAGAAGCCTGGAGAAGGCGTACACTTCGAGAACACACCAGAAACACCCTCTACGTATACGGAAGGAGGAACGACGAGCGATGAAAGCGACAGCCACGTATACTTCCGGTAAAGCTTAGGACCTACACCCCATGGATAATCACGAGCAATATCTAGCCACGTGGACGGTGGATATcccaccctctctctcctccaccacGTTATAAATTGAGGTCATGGGTCTCTTCAGAAAGCTCGTGCTCAAGAGTCTGATAGAATATTATCGTCACCCTCGAATACATCAATCTTCAGTCCTGCTTCATTTCTTTCCCGTGAAAAAAATGTCGTGCTGTGGAGGAAACTGCGGTTGCGGATCTGGCTGCAAGTGCGGCAGCGGATGTGGAGGGTATGCCTCTGTTCCCTTCAAAATTTAAGGATGTTTTGATGTCGCAAAAATGGTGCTCTGTTttaattgtgtttgaaaaaggtGATAACTTTGCATGTTTGGATAAGAGGTTGATGATCCTAGCTAGttttgggaaattttttttttttttttttctaattatttcttTGTTTAACATCTGAGAAATCATGGGTTTAAGTTATTTTCTGATAATGATGCTGCAGATGCAAGATGTACCCTGACATGGGCTACACAGAGAAGACCACCACCGAGACCCTTGTTCTTGGCGTTGCTCCCCAGAAGGCGTatgttttaattattataatctttttaattattttctcataattttaattataaaaaagatGGTTAAATTGTCATAATTTTGGATGATGCAGACACTTCGAAGGAGCTGAGATGGAGGTGGGAGCCGAGAATGGCTGCAAGTGCGGATCGAACTGCACCTGTGACCCATGCACTTGTAAATGAGAGAGAAATCGTAGCCTATGAAGCAGAGACGGCCTTTGACTTTGAAAACTAATAAATagcgattatatatatataatataatatatatgtgcGTGTTTCGTGTTATAAGGTGTTTTTAGAAACTCCTTTTGAAATTAGTCTAATAAAGTAGCCGTGGATCTGTCTTTCTGCAAATCTTACTAGTCTAAGGTTTGCTCCAAACCATGGCTACTTGGTGCATGTTTTCTTTGTATAAAAATAGCAGTGGTAATTTATGTATGATGCGAGTCTCTGCTGCGATGGGGTAATTTATGTATGTGGGAGGAAGAGAGTTTTTTGATTATCGAATGGAAACTCTTTCTTCTAtctgagattttattttttggatggGTTTGATTGATTTATGACTTTAATTAGTTCTTAAACAAACAGTTGTAAAAGCAAGATCATGGATAATGCAAAAAAGTCAAGCCTCCCGCAAATGAAATGTGATTATTTATGGGatgtaattattatttgattttcaaGTGGGATTTcaagtggtggtggtggttggaACATAATCCTCTTCAAGCATCCTCTTCAATTTAGACAATATTCAATTCATGGTTATGATTTCTTATCAAAAATTTTATGGTCATAAATGAGACAAatatcttattaataaaaataataataaaatattattttaaattaaaataaattaaaaaaaaaaaaaaaaaaaaaagggtggccaGGTTAAGCTAACCCCATTTTGGGTAGGGGTTAAGCCACCCTCAATGGCAGGCCAAGGGGTGGTTCGGCTTCCCTTTTGTAGCCGAACCACCCTTAAGAGGGCTAGGCCAAAGGGTAGCTTCGATCACCTCAAACCGatctggggtggccaaagccattGGCCCAGCAggggcggccacccccaagagccTTGGGGGTTGGAGATGGTTCAGCCACTCCCCTCCTTTTGGAAGATGGGAGTAGTTCGaggggggtggttcggccaccctatGGCCAGTCAAgctaaatcttttttttttttaatttttttaatttaaaataatattttattattatttttattaatgatatatGTGTCATTTGTgaccatataattttttaaaaaaaatcttaaccataaactgaatatttttGAGTTCATAATAGATTGAAAATGATCCTGTTAGGTGGTGGTTGAGATAATTAAACTATGAAAGTGAATCTATAAACTGTAGGAGTCAGATGATGATATGATTAATTCAGCTGAGAATATCTAGAAGATAGGATTGAAAGTCGGTTGCCGTTGTCAACTTATATCAGATCCACTGaatcatttcaaataaataactaataaaaCAAATTCCAGACTAAATTTACATTCAATAATCTCAAACCTCCTCGGGCTGCGTTACATGGTTGATACAAATACATATAAGACACACAGAATATTAATAAATCTCTGAACAACTAGGAGTTGAATCTTCTGGTCTATCAAGAATCCCTCTTGCAGCTCTGGTGAACAAGTTGTGAAcctataaaagttttttttttttgggagtgcATCAgtaataaaaatcatttatcCTGTTTGTAgccaaaattttctctctcaatttaCAATGATATCAGGTTACCTGCTTGGATGAAAGGCCTATCTTCTCCAAATCACTCAACTGCAACAATGTCAGATATATACAGAAAAAGCATTACTTGTACTGTACAATCTAGGTAGCTGGAATTTGATGCTTAAAGCTTAGTAACTTCTCTTACCGATTTGAATGGGCTTGTTTCTCGGAGTTCAATTATGTACTCTGCCCTTTTTATTCCGATCCCCTACAATAATGTTCAAAGGAAGAGGgttaaagaaacaaaagataTCTCATCAGTGGCATGGGAAGATATTAATTGGCTAAAACATACCTTTAACTCTAGCAGCTCCTCTCTGCAATCATAAAAGTCAAATGACAAGCTCAGTACTTAACAATTCACagaaagcaacatgagaaatggAAAATAGAAATCAATTAGTAGCAGAACTTACTTGCTGGCCGTATTTAAGAAGTCAATATACTCTTGAATAAGATAGCTCTGCACAGAAGAATTTCAGGGGTGAGAATCATATTTTTAAGAGCCCAAAGAGAAACActgcattgaattttttttttttttttttggtatctaCCTTCAAATTGGAGCTCTGTGCATTG
Above is a genomic segment from Corylus avellana chromosome ca9, CavTom2PMs-1.0 containing:
- the LOC132162095 gene encoding metallothionein-like protein type 2 encodes the protein MGLFRKLVLKSLIEYYRHPRIHQSSVLLHFFPVKKMSCCGGNCGCGSGCKCGSGCGGCKMYPDMGYTEKTTTETLVLGVAPQKAHFEGAEMEVGAENGCKCGSNCTCDPCTCK